A single Mastomys coucha isolate ucsf_1 chromosome X, UCSF_Mcou_1, whole genome shotgun sequence DNA region contains:
- the Rai2 gene encoding retinoic acid-induced protein 2 isoform X1, translating to MSFTFGNFLFLTDILFPLDLDSSALLSLGSYMLVEATGQKDGQATWHRSQVMDDLQSQNLSMDMTDSPPTLANNRLENGMAQLITTEAWNINSTDLVKKALVTVPAPSILNPPAESQSGMALKVAATVLQPLCLGESPVVMPIHMQVEGSSAPELNPNGNATYVMTTQGPVQLPVVLEQHVFQHLNSPLVLPQEAPCSSNAIHNNLFQGAEDSEAQPQLLDLRIPSQPQEPTLPFEAVLQNLFPTQGSLGPPPCQPPPGYAPVPPQPFNSSLSPLVPPATLLVPYPVIVPLPVPVPIPIPVPVPQSSESKFSPSFPKPPSSFGLHSFKGTQTTLEKDELKPLDILQPKEYFQLSRHTVIKMGSENEALDLSMKSVPWLKAGEASPPVFQEDAALDLSLAAHRKAEAPPETLYKSSGSADTQGLAMLEKLPSGMEMPFAHAKSREASAMMDSHSSSSNGTEMVSQPSHPGSELKAENNIEIVGESQAAKVIVSVEDAVPAIFCGKIKGLSGVSTKNFSFKREDSVLQGYDINSQGEESLGNAEPLRKSIKNRSIKLKKVNSQEIHMLPIKKQRLATFFPRK from the exons ATGTCTTTCACCTTTGGGAACTTTTTGTTTCTGacagatattttatttcccctagATCTAGACTCATCAGCACTCCTTTCTCTTGGTAGCTATATGTTGGTAGAGGCCACAGGTCAGAAAGATGGACAG GCCACGTGGCACCGGAGCCAAGTGATGGATGACCTGCAGTCCCAGAACCTTTCCATGGACATGACTGACTCCCCTCCCACTTTGGCTAATAACAGACTGGAGAACGGCATGGCCCAGCTGATAACTACAGAGGCTTGGAACATCAACTCCACTGACCTGGTAAAGAAGGCCCTGGTGACCGTGCCAGCCCCATCAATTCTGAACCCCCCAGCTGAGTCCCAGAGTGGCATGGCTCTGAAGGTAGCAGCCACCGTGCTGCAGCCCCTGTGCCTTGGGGAAAGTCCGGTGGTGATGCCCATTCACATGCAGGTGGAGGGAAGCTCTGCGCCTGAGCTCAACCCCAACGGCAATGCTACCTACGTTATGACAACACAAGGCCCCGTGCAGCTACCCGTGGTGTTGGAACAGCATGTTTTCCAGCACCTCAACTCCCCTCTAGTCCTGCCACAGGAAGCCCCGTGCTCCTCCAACGCTATCCACAACAACCTCTTCCAGGGGGCTGAGGACTCTGAGGCCCAGCCTCAGCTCCTGGACCTGAGGATCCCAAGTCAACCACAGGAGCCGACACTGCCTTTTGAAGCTGTGCTCCAGAATTTATTCCCCACCCAAGGCTCTCTGGGCCCTCCACCCTGCCAGCCTCCTCCTGGCTATGCTCCAGTGCCTCCCCAGCCCTTTAACTCGTCCTTGTCCCCCCTAGTCCCACCAGCTACCCTCTTGGTGCCCTATCCTGTGATTGTCCCCTTGCCAGTTCCAGTGCCCATCCCCATCCCTGTCCCAGTGCCTCAGAGTTCTGAATCCAAGTTCAGTCCCAGTTTTCCCAAGCCGCCATCTTCCTTTGGCCTGCACTCCTTTAAAGGTACCCAGACCACTCTGGAAAAGGATGAACTGAAGCCCTTAGACATCCTCCAGCCAAAGGAGTATTTCCAGCTCAGCCGTCACACAGTCATCAAGATGGGGAGTGAGAATGAGGCTCTGGATCTGTCCATGAAGTCAGTGCCCTGGCTCAAGGCTGGGGAAGCTAGCCCCCCAGTCTTTCAAGAGGATGCAGCCCTAGATCTGTCTTTGGCAGCCCACCGAAAAGCTGAGGCTCCTCCAGAGACATTGTATAAAAGCAGTGGGTCAGCAGACACCCAGGGTCTCGCCATGCTGGAGAAACTTCCCAGTGGTATGGAAATGCCCTTTGCCCATGCCAAGTCTCGTGAGGCCTCAGCCATGATGGatagccacagcagcagcagcaatggcacTGAGATGGTCAGTCAGCCCAGCCATCCTGGCAGTGAATTGAAGGCTGAAAATAACATTGAGATCGTAGGTGAGTCTCAGGCAGCCAAGGTCATTGTATCAGTTGAAGATGCCGTGCCTGCCATCTTCTGTGGCAAGATTAAAGGCCTCTCAGGTGTATCCACCAAAAACTTCTCCTTCAAAAGAGAAGACTCTGTGCTTCAGGGTTATGATATCAACAGCCAAGGAGAAGAGTCCCTGGGAAACGCTGAGCCCCTTAGGAAATCCATCAAAAATCGGAGCATAAAGTTAAAGAAAGTGAACTCCCAGGAAATACACATGCTCCCAATTAAAAAACAACGGCTGGCCACCTTTTTCCCAAGAAAGTAA
- the Rai2 gene encoding retinoic acid-induced protein 2 isoform X2 — translation MDDLQSQNLSMDMTDSPPTLANNRLENGMAQLITTEAWNINSTDLVKKALVTVPAPSILNPPAESQSGMALKVAATVLQPLCLGESPVVMPIHMQVEGSSAPELNPNGNATYVMTTQGPVQLPVVLEQHVFQHLNSPLVLPQEAPCSSNAIHNNLFQGAEDSEAQPQLLDLRIPSQPQEPTLPFEAVLQNLFPTQGSLGPPPCQPPPGYAPVPPQPFNSSLSPLVPPATLLVPYPVIVPLPVPVPIPIPVPVPQSSESKFSPSFPKPPSSFGLHSFKGTQTTLEKDELKPLDILQPKEYFQLSRHTVIKMGSENEALDLSMKSVPWLKAGEASPPVFQEDAALDLSLAAHRKAEAPPETLYKSSGSADTQGLAMLEKLPSGMEMPFAHAKSREASAMMDSHSSSSNGTEMVSQPSHPGSELKAENNIEIVGESQAAKVIVSVEDAVPAIFCGKIKGLSGVSTKNFSFKREDSVLQGYDINSQGEESLGNAEPLRKSIKNRSIKLKKVNSQEIHMLPIKKQRLATFFPRK, via the coding sequence ATGGATGACCTGCAGTCCCAGAACCTTTCCATGGACATGACTGACTCCCCTCCCACTTTGGCTAATAACAGACTGGAGAACGGCATGGCCCAGCTGATAACTACAGAGGCTTGGAACATCAACTCCACTGACCTGGTAAAGAAGGCCCTGGTGACCGTGCCAGCCCCATCAATTCTGAACCCCCCAGCTGAGTCCCAGAGTGGCATGGCTCTGAAGGTAGCAGCCACCGTGCTGCAGCCCCTGTGCCTTGGGGAAAGTCCGGTGGTGATGCCCATTCACATGCAGGTGGAGGGAAGCTCTGCGCCTGAGCTCAACCCCAACGGCAATGCTACCTACGTTATGACAACACAAGGCCCCGTGCAGCTACCCGTGGTGTTGGAACAGCATGTTTTCCAGCACCTCAACTCCCCTCTAGTCCTGCCACAGGAAGCCCCGTGCTCCTCCAACGCTATCCACAACAACCTCTTCCAGGGGGCTGAGGACTCTGAGGCCCAGCCTCAGCTCCTGGACCTGAGGATCCCAAGTCAACCACAGGAGCCGACACTGCCTTTTGAAGCTGTGCTCCAGAATTTATTCCCCACCCAAGGCTCTCTGGGCCCTCCACCCTGCCAGCCTCCTCCTGGCTATGCTCCAGTGCCTCCCCAGCCCTTTAACTCGTCCTTGTCCCCCCTAGTCCCACCAGCTACCCTCTTGGTGCCCTATCCTGTGATTGTCCCCTTGCCAGTTCCAGTGCCCATCCCCATCCCTGTCCCAGTGCCTCAGAGTTCTGAATCCAAGTTCAGTCCCAGTTTTCCCAAGCCGCCATCTTCCTTTGGCCTGCACTCCTTTAAAGGTACCCAGACCACTCTGGAAAAGGATGAACTGAAGCCCTTAGACATCCTCCAGCCAAAGGAGTATTTCCAGCTCAGCCGTCACACAGTCATCAAGATGGGGAGTGAGAATGAGGCTCTGGATCTGTCCATGAAGTCAGTGCCCTGGCTCAAGGCTGGGGAAGCTAGCCCCCCAGTCTTTCAAGAGGATGCAGCCCTAGATCTGTCTTTGGCAGCCCACCGAAAAGCTGAGGCTCCTCCAGAGACATTGTATAAAAGCAGTGGGTCAGCAGACACCCAGGGTCTCGCCATGCTGGAGAAACTTCCCAGTGGTATGGAAATGCCCTTTGCCCATGCCAAGTCTCGTGAGGCCTCAGCCATGATGGatagccacagcagcagcagcaatggcacTGAGATGGTCAGTCAGCCCAGCCATCCTGGCAGTGAATTGAAGGCTGAAAATAACATTGAGATCGTAGGTGAGTCTCAGGCAGCCAAGGTCATTGTATCAGTTGAAGATGCCGTGCCTGCCATCTTCTGTGGCAAGATTAAAGGCCTCTCAGGTGTATCCACCAAAAACTTCTCCTTCAAAAGAGAAGACTCTGTGCTTCAGGGTTATGATATCAACAGCCAAGGAGAAGAGTCCCTGGGAAACGCTGAGCCCCTTAGGAAATCCATCAAAAATCGGAGCATAAAGTTAAAGAAAGTGAACTCCCAGGAAATACACATGCTCCCAATTAAAAAACAACGGCTGGCCACCTTTTTCCCAAGAAAGTAA